The Flavobacterium sp. M31R6 nucleotide sequence TCAATTATTTTGCAGTAATACTACTTATGCTCAATTTGGTATTTCAACCGATTTATTAAAACTAGGAGCTTCTAGCCTTGGCATTGATAAGCTATTCAAAAAACCTGCAGCCATAACAACCGCTTTTGAAGATGTAAATAAAGAGGGCTCACAAATGCCTAATTTTTTCAAATTAGAAGTCGCTCAACCATTATATCTATTGCCTAAAGCACCCAATGGAGGATTTGTGCTTTGTGCCGGCTATTATGAAATGACCAATAAAAGTTATTGTTTGCACGCAGGAACATTTGCACCATCAAAAGGAGATGGCTATATGTACGCACCTACCAACGGATCCAAAAAAGAAATTGTTACAGCCATACTAAAAAGTGCTGAAAATCATCCTGAAATACACCAACATGACATCCAAATTTTACTGTGGGCAATCATTGCCAAAACAAAATTCATTGATTTTAGTACTGAAGTAAAACTGACCGCTGTAACCCTACTAACCAAAAAACAATTAATGCAACTGGAAGATGGTGCTCTCGGTTTTTTACCCGATGATGTTATCAATCAAGCCAAAGCAAAACTACCCGAAAGTGTACAAACTGTATTTGAGGCCGAAAACAACATTCGTGGCTTAATAACCTCTGGAAACTATACCTATCAAGAAATGGAAAAGTATGCCATTCTTGCTGGTTTTGCACCGCCAAGAACAGATTATCCTAGTGGTATTTGGACATTGCATCCTGATGGTTATTACGTTCGATATATTCCTTCAGGTTATTCAGTTACCAAAGTTCAAATTTATGTTCCCAAAGAACTTATCATTAGTCTAAAAGGGAAAAGTCTTATTTATGATGCAACCAATGACATTGCATGTCCGGCAAATACAGGTTCTCAAAGATTAGCACAAACCAACGAACCCTTAAATCCAGATTATTCAATTACTCTAAAAACCTTATGTGATGGTGTAAATTAATATCAAAATAATAAAACAGTTTATTAAAAAATCCCGTTTCGCCCTATAGACGAAACGGGATTTTTAATATAATAATTAGTCCGAATGCTGTTTGGTGAGCCTTATTTTTTACTCCACTCCGCAATACTTTCTCTATTCATTTTTACGTAATCTTGATTTTTTGCAGCTTCTGCAGCTACAAGAGATAGATTTGCGGTTTCAATAGCACCTTTTTTGTCTCCTGCTCTTGCTTGAATCAATGATTTTTGGCGAGTGTACCAATACGGTTTTTCAGTACTCAATTCCATAGCTTTATCCATGTAAGACATTGCTTTTGCGTTATCACCATTTGACTGATAAAGGTATTGCGCGGCTGAAAAATAATCAGCAGATGTTGGTCCCGCCAATACTTTTTCAATATTTGCTAATACTTCTTTTTGAGTAGGAACCGTAAATTTCATTGAAACAGAAGAGTTTTCGCAAGCCATATCCAAGGTAGCAGTATCTGCAGTCAAGTTACCAATACCAATTGTGAAAGACTCTACTGATTTTTGCAATGCATCTTCTTTTACCGTAGTTCTCAATACTACATTAGCCTCGTTCCAAACTTCAGGATTTCCCCAATTGTTTGTGGTAGAATAAAAAATTACTTCCCAGCTTTCTATTTTAGGGATTGTATACAAAGAGTATTTTCCTTTAGGCAAAGTTTTACCATCAATTACTACATCTTCGCTAAAAGATATAGTTGTATTTTCATTGGCACCTGTTCTCCAAACTTTTCCAAAAGGAACTAAATTTCCAAATACCGCTCTTCCTCTTGCTGCTGGTCTGCAATAAACTATTTCTACATCCGTCAACCCAACTGTTTGAAAAACAGTCGCTTTAGGACTGGCTTGAGGAGTTTTCAATTGAGCCTCAGTGATAAAGGGCGCTATAATAAATGCTAAAACAAAAAGTATTTTTTTCATTATTATTGGTTTAAGTGTTTCCTCAAATTTACAAATTCAAAAAGCTTTAAATGTTAATATTTCCTTAATTCAAAAAATAGTTATTATACTGTTTTCTTTAAATTCCATCTCTGCAAAAACAAAAAAAGCAACCCAACAGCAAACTAATAAATCATATAAGCTTTATAAAAAATTATGTAACAACAGAAAAGAGGTTCAAGTTTAAGTTTGTATTGTAATTAAATCAAATTTAATTAATAATGACGTGATTAATTTTAACAATAGTCAACTTTATAAAAACCTACTATCATGGAAAATCAAAAAATAATACTCCAAAAAGTAAAATATCTTTTTTTTAAAAGCATGTTCTACTGTTTTGAAATTCGATATATGTTTAATTTATAAACTCATTAGTACTGTGACACTTTCTCAAAGTTCAATTCATCAAAATGATTCACAACAACATCAGCCAGTGACAAATCCTGATCTTTGGAATGAAAGCTATTATATCCTACACAAAAAATGCCAGCAGCTTTGGCCGCTTTGACACCATTGGTACTGTCCTCAATAACGATGCAGTTTTCTTTTGGCGCAATTGATAAGGAAGCCGCATGGAGGAAAATAGCAGGATGTGGTTTTGATTTTGGGAAATCTTCACCACTTACGATATGCGAAAAATATTGGTGCAGATCAAAACGGCGAAAAACTCTGTCAATCGTCACTTTTGAAGCTGATGAAGCCACAATCAATTGCATTCCATTTTGGTGAAAATCTTTAATTAAATTCTCTACTCCTTCCAACAAAGCTAAGTCTTCTTTACTATCGAAAGCATCATTAAAAATAGATCTTTTTCTCAAAATCAAATCTTCCACTTCGTGTTCCAACTGGAAATGCTCTTTCAATTTTTGAAAAGTATTGCGAGTCGATAATCCTGTAAAAGAAGTGTACATTTCCTCTGGAACCACAATATTCAGTTCGCCAAATTGTTTGTAATAAGCATAACGGTGTACGAGTTCTGTATCTACAATTACACCATCCATGTCGAAAATTACGGTTTGTATCATTTGAAAAATTTTGTTTAATATTTTGTTTAAAATCGTTTAAAAGTTTAAAATTGTTTGATGAAAATCGTTTAATATGATGTTAAACCTTAAACCATCATAAACTTTTAAACTTTAAACCCTTCCTTCTTTCTTAAGCAAATATCGAATCACTGTTTCGGCAGCATACAAGCCAAATAATCCTGGCATATAACTATTGGTTCCATAAAACGATTTTTTAAAGTTAGAACCATCGGTCATGCGCAAACTGGATTCATCTTGAATTTCAGAAGAAAAAACCACTTTCACTTTATTGATTTTCTCTTTCTTTAAACGCTTTCTGATTGTTTTGGCAAAATAGCAATTTACCGTTTTGGCAATATCGGTAACTTTCACTTTGGAAGCTTCCATTTTTCCTCCAGCTCCCATACTGCTTATGATTCGGACCTTTTTTCTTTTGGCAGAAATAATCAAATTCAATTTTGGTGTTACGCTATCAATGCAATCCAAAACATAATCATATTCATTGGTCACAATCTCATAAGCACGCTCTGGTGAAAGAAATTCTTTTAGTCGAATCAAATTCAATTCAGGATTAATATCCATTAATCGATCGCCTACAACGTCTACTTTAGACTGTCCTACTGTAGAATGTAAAGCAGGTAATTGTCTATTTATATTGGTAATATCCACCACATCGCCATCCACAATGGTCATCGTACCCACTCCAGCTCTAGCCAAAAATTCTGCTGCAAAAGAACCTACTCCGCCAAGTCCTACGACCATTACATGAGCATTTTGCAAATTCTGTAATCCTTCTTTTTTAAATAATAGTTCGGCTCTTTCTGTCCACTCTGCCATATCAATTCTTTTTATTTTTATTCTTAAAGTTGCTTTTTAAAAACTGCTGCAAAATTACTCTTTATTTGTTGTTGCAGTTCATCCATATTCCATTTTTTATATCGGGCCGCCAGGGTATACACTTCCTCAATTCCTTCTTCCACTGTATCCGTTTCCAAAAAAAATCGATCATTGGGAATACTTTGAAAAACCGTTTCCAATTCAGGATTACGTAGTAAATATTTCCCGAATGAAATATAAAATCCGTTATTGATGAGTTCTTTGGCCACTTGTTTATTCTTTGAAAAACCGTGAATCAGCATTGGAACCGTAATTTTTAATCTTTTTTTGAGCGCAATTATCTCTTGAAAAGCAGCCACACAATGAATCACAACAGGTTTATTTTGTTTTTGTGCCAAAAGCAATTGTCTTTCAAAAACCATTTGCTGCAATTCTAACGGAATTTCGATACGTTTGTCCAATCCACATTCGCCTAGAGCGAGACAATTTGAATCCTGTAATTTGCTTTCTATAATTTGCAAATCGGTCTCCAATCTTTCTTCATTGATATACCAGGGGTGAATCCCAATGGAATAATACGGAATCCCAGCATCAAATTCCTGTGGATATTGATTGACGAGTTCCAAGACTGTGTCCTGATTCGTTAACTTGTGGGTATGCAAATTAAGAAATTTCATTAGTCATGAAACTTCTTTACACCTGCTTTGATCTCTATAGACAAATCGTTTTCCAATGGTACTTTTGGGCATGAATATTTATAACTGTATGCACAATAGGGATTGTAAGATTGGTTAAAATCAATAACGATGGTATTTCCGGCTGGAATCTTCAAATCAATGTATTTCCCGCCTATATAACTCTCTTTTCCCGAGGTCAAATCCGAAAATGGCAAAAACAAATGGTCTTTGTATTCTTCTTTTTTGGAAAGTTCAATATTGCGATAAATATTTAGTTTTAACTCTTTTCCTTCTAACTGAAAATGAGCTTCACCGTATTTTACATACATAGGTTTTTTCGCGCCAGTAGTTGGCATCACAAAAGGTTTTTCGTTCTCAGTTCTAATGAATTGTGCAACTACAAAGGCTTTCTCATTTATAGGATAAAAATCCAATGCCTTGAAATGGGCCAAATCTTCAGGCAAAAGAGGACTTGTTTTTGCATCGGCAAATTCGGTATTGAGGTCTTTTTGAAATTTTTCGACAACTGCCATGTCAAATTTTTCTTGACCAAAACCTACATTAAATAATGCTATTAAAACCAAAGTCAGTATAACTCTCATATCTTTAAATTTTAAGCAAAAATAGTTTAAAAATGATATACCATAAAAAAATTAACCGCAAAGAGCGCAAAGAAAGCGCTAGGAACGCAAAGCTTAGCGAACTCTACGAAATTCTTTGCGTTCTTTGCTGTTAATCATTTAAGTTTTTACCTTTGAAAAAACTCGAAATTTCTAATGCTCAAAACTGCCCTCGGTCGCTACATAAATAATTTTAAAGGATTCACACGCGAAGTTTGGATACTTGCCCTAATCACTTTTATAAATAGAGCCGGTACTATGGTGCTGCCTTTTTTATCCAAATATTTAAAGGAAGATTTGAATTTTACCTATGGCGAAGTGGGATGGATTATGGTTGCTTTTGGATTGGGTTCTATGCTAGGCTCGTGGTTAGGAGGAAAATTGACCGATAAAATTGGGTTTTATAAAATCATGATTTTTAGCCTTTTTACGAGCGGAATCCTATTTATTTTGCTGCAATATATAACAACCTTTTGGGGATTATGCTTTGGGATGTTTGTCATTATGGCCATTTCCGATATGTTTCGTCCTGCCATGTTTGTATCACTGAGCGTATATGCAAAACCCGAGAATCGAGTTCGTGCGCTGTCTTTAATTCGCTTAGCTGTAAATCTAGGTTTTACAGCTGGTCCTGCATTGGGTGGATTGATTATAATAGGAATGGGATACCAAGGCCTATTTTGGGTCGATGGAAGCACCTGCATCATTGCGATTTTGATTTTTGCATTCTACATCAAAGAAAAAAAGAAAATACCTGCTGCCACAGATCATTCGATAACCAAAACAGTTCCAAAATCGGTCTTCAAAGACAAACCTTTTTGGTTACTTCTCTTTATCAGTTTTGTAACTTTCATGGTTTTTCTTCAAATATTTTCGACTTTACCCTTATATCACAGCGAAAAATTCGGACTCAGTGAATTCCAAACCGGAATGTTGCTTTCCATCAACGGACTATTGGTTTTCCTTTTAGAGATGCCGATTGTTAGCAGGTTGGAAAGAAATAAAACTAACAAAATAAAAAGCATTGCAATTGGATCGCTATTCATAACACTTGGATATTACATTTTGTTACTCGATTCTTGGGTCGGAATCTTGACCATTAGCATCATATTGCTCACCTTTGGAGAAATTTTTTCTTTCCCATTTGTCAATGCCGTTGCCCTCAACCGCGCGCCAAAAGGTCAAGAAGGAAAATATATGGGCTTCTATACCATGAGTTTCAGTCTGGCACATATAGTCAGTTCCAAAACAGGTTTGGAAATCATTGCACATTATAATTATCAAGTCAATTGGTTTATCATGGGAACTTTGGGTACACTATCCTTCCTTTGCTGTATTTGGCTCAATAAAATTATTCACAAAGAACAAAAATAACATCTACATAATAATTAGGGTGTGCCACCATTATATAAATGGGCCAAATATACAAACCGCCTATTCGGCCCACTTACATAATGCTGTCGGGTCATAAGCGCTACTTCGGTAGCTTGCTCCTACCCCTCACACGGTAAACCACAACTATTATATTTCAAAAGATATTTTTTGCTTTTATCGTTTTCTATACACACATCCTAACAGCTTTCCAAAACCTTTTAGGCTAAAAAACACATTCCAATCTCAGTAAAAACAATACAAAACTAAAATTTTAGTTAAATAACTATATTTATAGTTTGTAAACTAGAAATATAGTTGTAAGTTTGTTTCAAATAAAATCATCATGCAAAAACTAACAAACAAAGAAGAAGAAATCATGCACATTTTATGGAAGCTCAAAAAAGCATTCGTAAAAGAAGTGATGGCCGAAATCACCGAAGACCAACCGCATTACAACACCTTATCTACCATTATTCGCAATCTGGAAGAAAAGGGATATGTAAATCACAATGCATTTGGAAACACACATCAATATTTCCCAATTGTAAGTATTGAAGATTACCGAAAAGGTTTTATGAGTACCGCTATCGATAATTATTTTAATAGTTCATATAAAAATATGGTTTCCTTTTTTGCCAAAGAAGAGAAAATATCGGCAGCCGAACTGCGTGAAATCCTTTCTATGATCGAACAAAAGCAATAAAAATGGAAACACTATTCATATATATCGCAAAATCGAGCGGACTAATTGGAATGTTCTATATCGCTTATTATTTCCTATTGCGAAAAGAGACTTTTTTTACAGCAAATCGTTGGTTTCTTTTAGCAGGTTTGTTTACATCTGCAATTTTGCCATGGATAGTTTTTACCACAATTGTTTGGGTAGAACCAACATCAACCAATTTTGATTGGTCCAAACTTCCCATGAGACCTGTCCAAGAGGAAAGCTTTGAAATCAATTGGTATCTCGTTTTGGTCGCTGCTTATATAATTGGAATAGTATTGTTTTTAGCCCAGTTTGCATTAGACTTTTATAACCTTAATCGCGTTTTAAAAGGAAAAACAATTCATCGACAAGCCGACCATAAATTCATTGACCTCAAAGAAAACATTGCTCCATTTTCTTATTTCAACACCATCGTTTACAACTCATCATTGTACAGCGAGTCTGAAATGGAAAGTATTTTGGAGCATGAAAAAGTTCACAGCGAGCAATACCATACGATAGACGTCCTAATCACGCGTTTCTTTTGCATCCTTTTTTGGTTCAATCCGTTTATTTGGTTGTACAAAAATGCCATTTTACAAAATCTGGAATTCATCGCCGACAGTGAAGCCACCAAAAACATATCTGACAAAAAAGCGTACCAACTCACGCTTTTAAAAATAACAACACACGAGAATTGTGTTGTGCTTACCAATCATTTTTATCAATCATTAATCAAAAAACGAATCGTTATGTTAAACAAAAATCAATCAAAAAAATGGAATTCCTGGAAGTATGCATTGGTACTTCCGGCTTTAATTGCCTTTGTATTTTTATTCCAAATGGAAGTGATTGCAAAGGAAAAAAATGTGAACCCAAAAGTAGAACAATCAGCCTCTGATGATGTAGATGTTTATAAAATCACAAAAAATACTACGGAAGCGGAATTAAAAGAAAAAGCCGAAATTCTAAAAGAAAAATATGGCATACAAACCACATTCTCTAAAATTAAAAGAAACTCAAATAATGAATTAATTGGTTTAAAAATTAAACTGCAAAAAGGAAAAGAAGCAGCCACAGTTACAGAAGTGGATAGCAGCGAACCTATAAAAGATTTTGCAATAGCCATTTCTAAAAATGATAATGGAACCACAAATATTGGAATCGTTACCGAAGAGAACAGAAAGAATGATAAATTAACCCTAAGTAATAACGTAGCATCCCATAACATCAGTATTCCTGATGATACCAACATTTTTATTGATGGAGCAAAATCAGATAAAACCGAAATGGATAAATTGGATCCAAAAGATATTGCCACTATGAATGTCATCAAGAATAATGACAAACAAGAAATCAGAATCATTACAAAAAATTTTGCAAAAATAGGCAGCGAAAATGATATCTATATCAATGATAAAAAAGTAGACCAGAACGAATTAGACAATTTAGACCAAGGAACAATCGAAAGAATGGACGTGAATAAAGACGGGAAAACTATTCGAATTATTACCCGAAATAGAGTTTCTCAGGATATAAATGCACCAGTCCCTCCTACACCACCAACACCTCCTACGCTAGCTTCAAAAATTAAAGCTCCTGCTTTTCCAAAAGCGCCAAAAGCACCAAAAGGAGACCCAATAAACGGAGATAAAAAGGCTTGGAAAGATTTCGAAAAGAAAATGGAAGAGTATGACGCCAAAATGAAAA carries:
- a CDS encoding DUF2911 domain-containing protein; translation: MKKILFVLAFIIAPFITEAQLKTPQASPKATVFQTVGLTDVEIVYCRPAARGRAVFGNLVPFGKVWRTGANENTTISFSEDVVIDGKTLPKGKYSLYTIPKIESWEVIFYSTTNNWGNPEVWNEANVVLRTTVKEDALQKSVESFTIGIGNLTADTATLDMACENSSVSMKFTVPTQKEVLANIEKVLAGPTSADYFSAAQYLYQSNGDNAKAMSYMDKAMELSTEKPYWYTRQKSLIQARAGDKKGAIETANLSLVAAEAAKNQDYVKMNRESIAEWSKK
- a CDS encoding HAD family phosphatase, translated to MIQTVIFDMDGVIVDTELVHRYAYYKQFGELNIVVPEEMYTSFTGLSTRNTFQKLKEHFQLEHEVEDLILRKRSIFNDAFDSKEDLALLEGVENLIKDFHQNGMQLIVASSASKVTIDRVFRRFDLHQYFSHIVSGEDFPKSKPHPAIFLHAASLSIAPKENCIVIEDSTNGVKAAKAAGIFCVGYNSFHSKDQDLSLADVVVNHFDELNFEKVSQY
- a CDS encoding ThiF family adenylyltransferase, with product MAEWTERAELLFKKEGLQNLQNAHVMVVGLGGVGSFAAEFLARAGVGTMTIVDGDVVDITNINRQLPALHSTVGQSKVDVVGDRLMDINPELNLIRLKEFLSPERAYEIVTNEYDYVLDCIDSVTPKLNLIISAKRKKVRIISSMGAGGKMEASKVKVTDIAKTVNCYFAKTIRKRLKKEKINKVKVVFSSEIQDESSLRMTDGSNFKKSFYGTNSYMPGLFGLYAAETVIRYLLKKEGRV
- a CDS encoding TatD family hydrolase; the protein is MKFLNLHTHKLTNQDTVLELVNQYPQEFDAGIPYYSIGIHPWYINEERLETDLQIIESKLQDSNCLALGECGLDKRIEIPLELQQMVFERQLLLAQKQNKPVVIHCVAAFQEIIALKKRLKITVPMLIHGFSKNKQVAKELINNGFYISFGKYLLRNPELETVFQSIPNDRFFLETDTVEEGIEEVYTLAARYKKWNMDELQQQIKSNFAAVFKKQL
- a CDS encoding DUF1684 domain-containing protein, whose protein sequence is MRVILTLVLIALFNVGFGQEKFDMAVVEKFQKDLNTEFADAKTSPLLPEDLAHFKALDFYPINEKAFVVAQFIRTENEKPFVMPTTGAKKPMYVKYGEAHFQLEGKELKLNIYRNIELSKKEEYKDHLFLPFSDLTSGKESYIGGKYIDLKIPAGNTIVIDFNQSYNPYCAYSYKYSCPKVPLENDLSIEIKAGVKKFHD
- a CDS encoding MFS transporter, which translates into the protein MLKTALGRYINNFKGFTREVWILALITFINRAGTMVLPFLSKYLKEDLNFTYGEVGWIMVAFGLGSMLGSWLGGKLTDKIGFYKIMIFSLFTSGILFILLQYITTFWGLCFGMFVIMAISDMFRPAMFVSLSVYAKPENRVRALSLIRLAVNLGFTAGPALGGLIIIGMGYQGLFWVDGSTCIIAILIFAFYIKEKKKIPAATDHSITKTVPKSVFKDKPFWLLLFISFVTFMVFLQIFSTLPLYHSEKFGLSEFQTGMLLSINGLLVFLLEMPIVSRLERNKTNKIKSIAIGSLFITLGYYILLLDSWVGILTISIILLTFGEIFSFPFVNAVALNRAPKGQEGKYMGFYTMSFSLAHIVSSKTGLEIIAHYNYQVNWFIMGTLGTLSFLCCIWLNKIIHKEQK
- a CDS encoding BlaI/MecI/CopY family transcriptional regulator gives rise to the protein MQKLTNKEEEIMHILWKLKKAFVKEVMAEITEDQPHYNTLSTIIRNLEEKGYVNHNAFGNTHQYFPIVSIEDYRKGFMSTAIDNYFNSSYKNMVSFFAKEEKISAAELREILSMIEQKQ
- a CDS encoding M56 family metallopeptidase, producing the protein METLFIYIAKSSGLIGMFYIAYYFLLRKETFFTANRWFLLAGLFTSAILPWIVFTTIVWVEPTSTNFDWSKLPMRPVQEESFEINWYLVLVAAYIIGIVLFLAQFALDFYNLNRVLKGKTIHRQADHKFIDLKENIAPFSYFNTIVYNSSLYSESEMESILEHEKVHSEQYHTIDVLITRFFCILFWFNPFIWLYKNAILQNLEFIADSEATKNISDKKAYQLTLLKITTHENCVVLTNHFYQSLIKKRIVMLNKNQSKKWNSWKYALVLPALIAFVFLFQMEVIAKEKNVNPKVEQSASDDVDVYKITKNTTEAELKEKAEILKEKYGIQTTFSKIKRNSNNELIGLKIKLQKGKEAATVTEVDSSEPIKDFAIAISKNDNGTTNIGIVTEENRKNDKLTLSNNVASHNISIPDDTNIFIDGAKSDKTEMDKLDPKDIATMNVIKNNDKQEIRIITKNFAKIGSENDIYINDKKVDQNELDNLDQGTIERMDVNKDGKTIRIITRNRVSQDINAPVPPTPPTPPTLASKIKAPAFPKAPKAPKGDPINGDKKAWKDFEKKMEEYDAKMKKLEPQMEAFDKQMAEFDKQMEPFNKQMEAFDKQMEVYEKQMEEYQSKLEKENK